The Delphinus delphis chromosome 7, mDelDel1.2, whole genome shotgun sequence genome includes a window with the following:
- the STRADB gene encoding STE20-related kinase adapter protein beta isoform X2: protein MVDEPTFSLLPPSTRASEVICSTNVSHYELQVEIGRGFDNLTSVHLARHTPTGTLVTVKITNLENCTEERLKALQKAVILSHFFRHPNITTYWTVFTVGSWLWVISPFMAYGSASQLLRTYFPEGMSETLIRNILFGAVRGLNYLHQNGCIHRSIKASHILISGDGLVTLSGLSHLHSLVKHGQKHRAVYDFPQFSTSVQPWLSPELLRQDLHGYNVKSDIYSVGITACELASGQVPFQDMHRTQMLLQKLKGPPYSPLDISIFPQSESRMKISRSGVDSGIGESVHVSSGTRTVNSDRLQTPPSKTFSPAFLSLVQLCLQQDPEKRPSASSLLSHVFFKQMKEESQSSILSLLPPACHRPSTAPPPVSPWTEPEWDFPDEKDSNWEF, encoded by the exons GAAGAGGATTTGACAACTTGACTTCCGTCCATCTCGCACGGCATACTCCTACAGGAACACTGGTCACAGTAAAAATTACAAATCTGGAAAACTGCACTGAAGAACGCCTGAAAGCTTTACAG AAAGCAGTGATTCTATCCCACTTTTTCCGGCATCCCAATATTACAACTTACTGGACTGTTTTCACTGTTGGCAGCTGGCTTTgggttatttctccttttatggcctATG GTTCAGCAAGTCAACTCTTGAGGACTTACTTTCCTGAAGGAATGAGTGAAACTTTAATAAGAAACATTCTCTTTGGAGCAGTGAGAGGGTTGAACTATCTGCATCAAAATGGCTGTATTCACAg GAGTATTAAAGCCAGCCATATCCTCATTTCTGGTGATGGCCTAGTGACCCTCTCTGGCCTGTCCCATCTGCATAGTTTGGTTAAGCACGGACAGAAGCATAGGGCTGTGTATGATTTCCCACAGTTCAGCACATCAGTGCAGCCGTGGCTGAGTCCAGAACTACTGAGACAG GATTTACATGGATATAATGTAAAGTCAGATATTTACAGCGTTGGGATTACAGCATGTGAATTGGCCAGTGGGCAGGTACCTTTCCAGGACATGCACAGGACTCAG atgTTGTTACAGAAACTGAAAGGTCCTCCTTATAGCCCATTGGATATCAGTATTTTCCCTCAGTCAGAATCCAGAATGAAAATTTCCCGATCAGGTGTAGACTCTGGGATTGGAGAAAGTGTACATGTCTCCAGTGGAACTCGCACAGTAAATAGTGACAGATTGCAAACACCGCCCTCAAAAACATTCTCTCCTGCCTTCCTTAGCCTGGTACAGCTCTGTTTGCAGCAAGATCCTGAGAAAAG GCCATCAGCAAGCAGTTTATTATCCCATGTTTTCTTCAAACAG atgaaggaagaaagCCAGAGTTCAATACTTTCACTGTTGCCTCCTGCTTGTCACAGGCCATCAACAGCACCACCTCCAGTGTCACCTTGGACTGAGCCGGAATGGGATTTTCCTGATGAAAAAGATTCAAACTGGGAATTCTAG